From Pectinophora gossypiella chromosome 18, ilPecGoss1.1, whole genome shotgun sequence, one genomic window encodes:
- the LOC126375175 gene encoding isopentenyl-diphosphate Delta-isomerase 1: MLVRGLSRTLWSTLRLETRLLSSKTVNPEPAIETKDGVDPVQAESLDRDICLLVDEKDTFIGTATKRECHKVAPDGSIPLHRAFSVFLFNKRGDMLLQRRSSQKVTYPDYYTNACCSHPLFIDNQQEDVITAARRRLNLELGIPLNQMEPEQFTFLTRIHYHDPGDGVWGEHEVDHILVLQADVKIKPNSDEISEYCFVPKNEFNSFLPTLEGPITPWFNMVRRHRLKLWWDNLHRIKELAQPDKIHKFKTDDK; this comes from the exons ATGCTTGTCCGGGGGCTCAGCAGGACACTATGGAGCACACTGCGGTTGGAAACCCGTCTCCTGTCATCAAAAACTGTTAATCCTGAACCTGCCATTGAAACAAAAGATGGAGTGGATCCTGTGCAG GCTGAATCACTAGATAGGGATATATGCCTGTTAGTGGATGAGAAGGACACATTCATTGGCACAGCAACTAAAAGGGAGTGCCACAAGGTGGCCCCCGATGGTAGCATTCCACTGCACAGAGCATTCAGTGTCTTCCTGTTCAACAAACGTGGGGATATGCTCCTGCAGAGGAGATCTAGCCAGAAG GTGACATACCCGGACTACTACACAAATGCGTGCTGCAGCCACCCGCTGTTCATCGACAACCAACAAGAGGATGTCATCACCGCAGCCAGGAGGAGGCTCAACTTGGAACTGGGAATACCTTTGAACCAG ATGGAGCCGGAGCAGTTCACGTTCCTGACGCGGATCCACTACCACGACCCCGGCGACGGCGTGTGGGGCGAGCACGAGGTGGACCACATCCTGGTGTTACAGGCCGACGTCAAGATCAAGCCCAACTCGGACGAGATATCAGAGTACTGCTTCGTGCCCAAGAATGAGTTTAACTC GTTCCTCCCAACCCTAGAGGGGCCAATCACCCCCTGGTTCAACATGGTACGCAGACACCGGCTTAAGCTATGGTGGGACAACCTTCACCGCATCAAGGAACTCGCTCAACCAGACAAGATACACAAGTTTAAGACAGACGACAAATAA